The Podarcis muralis chromosome 10, rPodMur119.hap1.1, whole genome shotgun sequence genome includes a region encoding these proteins:
- the LOC114605532 gene encoding neo-calmodulin, with the protein MAQRLTEEQLTEYKEAFSLFDKDGDGAITTKELGTVMRSLGHNPTEAELQSMIDQVDANGSGTVDFAEFLSLMAKQSKDSDSEEEIREAFRVFDKDGNGYISTAELRHVMTNLGEKLTDEEVDEMIKEADVDGDGRVNYEEFVRVMMEK; encoded by the coding sequence ATGGCTCAGCGGCTCACGGAGGAGCAACTCACCGAGTACAAAGAGGCCTTCTCGCTCTTTGACAAAGATGGCGACGGGGCCATCACCACCAAGGAGCTGGGCACTGTCATGCGCTCGCTGGGCCACAATCCCACCGAAGCTGAGCTGCAGAGCATGATTGACCAGGTGGACGCGAACGGCAGCGGCACGGTGGACTTCGCCGAGTTCCTCTCGCTGATGGCCAAGCAGTCGAAGGATTCTGACAGCGAGGAGGAGATCCGGGAAGCTTTCCGGGTCTTCGACAAGGACGGGAATGGCTACATCAGCACGGCGGAGCTGCGGCACGTCATGACCAACCTGGGGGAGAAGCTGACGGACGAAGAAGTGGACGAGATGATCAAGGAGGCCGACGTGGACGGAGACGGGAGAGTCAACTACGAAGAGTTTGTGCGGGTGATGATGGAGAAGTGA